The following coding sequences are from one Saccopteryx bilineata isolate mSacBil1 chromosome 3, mSacBil1_pri_phased_curated, whole genome shotgun sequence window:
- the LRRC8D gene encoding volume-regulated anion channel subunit LRRC8D — MFTLAEVASLNDIQPTYRILKPWWDVFMDYLAVVMLMVAIFAGTMQLTKDQVVCLPVLPSPVNSKAHTPPGSADVTTSVPKMEAATEQDQHGQATNGISFDTSAVTPDIPLRATYPHPDSTVPNQEAKKEKKDPTGRKTNLDFQQYVFINQMCYHLALPWYSKYFPYLALIHTIILMVSSNFWFKYPKTCSKVEHFVSILGKCFESPWTTKALSETACEDSEENKQRITGAQTLPKHVSTSSDEGSPSASTPMINKTGFKFSAEKPVIEVPSMTILDKKDGEQAKALFEKVRKFRAHVEDSDLIYKLYVVQTVIKTAKFIFILGYTANFVNAISFEHVCKPKVEHLTGYEVFECTHNMAYMLKKLLISYISIICVYGFICLYTLFWLFRIPLKEYSFEKVREESSFSDIPDVKNDFAFLLHMVDQYDQLYSKRFGVFLSEVSENKLREISLNHEWTFEKLRQHVSRNAQDKQELHLFMLSGVPDAVFDLTDLDVLKLELIPEAKIPAKISQMTNLQELHLCHCPAKVEQTAFSFLRDHLRCLHVKFTDVAEIPAWVYLLKNLRELYLIGNLNSENNKMIGLESLRELRHLKILHVKSNLTKVPSNITDVAPHLTKLVIHNDGTKLLVLNSLKKMMNVAELELQNCELERIPHAIFSLSNLQELDLKSNNIRTIEEIISFQHLKRLTCLKLWHNKIVTIPPSITHVKNLESLYFSNNKLESLPVAVFSLQKLRCLDVSYNNISMIPIEIGLLQNLQHLHITGNKVDILPKQLFKCVKLRTLNLGQNCVSSLPDRIGQLSQLTQLELKGNCLDRLPAQLGQCRLLKKSGLVVEDHLFDTLPLEVKEALNQDINVPFANGI, encoded by the coding sequence CACACACCACCAGGAAGTGCCGACGTTACCACCAGTGTCCCGAAGATGGAAGCAGCCACTGAACAAGATCAACATGGGCAGGCGACAAATGGCATTTCCTTTGACACATCTGCTGTGACACCTGACATACCTCTCAGAGCCACATATCCTCACCCAGATTCCACAGTTCCAAATCAGGaggcaaagaaagagaagaaagatccAACAGGCCGGAAAACAAACCTGGATTTTCagcaatatgtatttattaatcaGATGTGTTACCATCTGGCCCTTCCATGGTATTCTAAGTACTTTCCATACCTTGCTCTTATACATACTATTATTCTCATGGTCAGTAGCAACTTTTGGTTTAAATATCCCAAAACATGCTCAAAAGTAGAACATTTTGTTTCAATATTAGGAAAGTGCTTTGAATCCCCTTGGACTACGAAAGCATTGTCTGAGACAGCGTGTGAAGACTCGGAAGAAAACAAGCAGAGGATAACAGGTGCACAGACTCTACCAAAGCATGTGTCTACCAGCAGTGATGAAGGAAGCCCCAGCGCCAGTACTCCGATGATCAACAAAACCGGCTTCAAATTCTCAGCTGAGAAGCCCGTGATCGAAGTCCCCAGCATGACCATCCTAGATAAAAAAGACGGAGAACAGGCCAAAGCCTTGTTTGAGAAAGTGAGGAAATTCCGTGCCCACGTGGAAGACAGTGACTTGATCTATAAACTCTATGTGGtccaaacagttatcaaaactgCCAAGTTCATTTTTATTCTCGGCTACACTGCAAACTTTGTTAACGCAATCAGCTTTGAACATGTCTGCAAGCCAAAAGTTGAGCACCTGACTGGTTATGAAGTGTTTGAGTGCACCCACAACATGGCTTATATGCTGAAAAAGCTTCTCATCAGTTACATATCCATTATTTGTGTTTATGGTTTTATCTGCCTCTACACTCTCTTCTGGTTATTCAGGATACCCTTGAAGGAATATTCTTTTGAAAAAGTCAGAGAAGAGAGCAGTTTCAGCGACATTCCAGATGTCAAGAATGATTTTGCGTTCCTTCTACACATGGTAGACCAATACGACCAGCTATATTCCAAGCGTTTTGGTGTGTTCCTGTCAGAAGTCAGTGAAAATAAACTTAGGGAAATTAGTTTGAACCACGAGTGGACATTTGAAAAGCTTAGGCAGCATGTGTCCCGCAATGCCCAGGACAAGCAGGAGCTCCATCTGTTTATGCTGTCGGGTGTGCCCGATGCAGTCTTTGACCTCACAGACCTGGATGTGCTAAAACTTGAACTGATTCCAGAAGCTAAAATTCCTGCGAAGATTTCTCAAATGACTAATCTCCAAGAGCTTCACCTCTGCCACTGCCCTGCTAAAGTCGAACAGACTGCTTTTAGCTTTCTCCGGGATCACTTGAGATGCCTTCACGTGAAGTTCACCGATGTGGCTGAAATTCCAGCCTGGGTCTATTTGCTCAAAAACCTTCGAGAGTTGTACTTGATAGGCAATTTGAACTCTGAAAACAATAAGATGATAGGACTTGAATCTCTCCGAGAATTGCGGCACCTTAAGATTCTCCACGTGAAGAGCAATTTGACCAAAGTTCCCTCCAACATTACAGATGTGGCTCCACATCTTACAAAGTTAGTCATTCATAATGACGGCACTAAACTCTTGGTACTGAACAGCCTTAAGAAAATGATGAATGTCGCAGAGCTCgaactccagaactgtgagctaGAGAGAATTCCACATGCAATTTTCAGCCTCTCTAATTTACAGGAACTGGatttaaaatcaaataacatACGCACAATTGAAGAAATCATCAGTTTCCAGCATTTAAAACGACTGACTTGTTTAAAATTATGGCATAACAAAATTGTTACCATTCCTCCCTCCATTACCCATGTCAAAAACTTGGAGTCACTTTATTTCTCCAACAACAAGCTCGAATCCTTACCAGTGGCAGTGTTTAGTTTACAGAAACTCAGATGCTTAGATGTAAGCTACAACAACATTTCAATGATTCCAATAGAAATAGGGTTGCTTCAGAACCTACAGCATTTGCATATCACCGGGAACAAAGTGGACATTCTGCCAAAACAGTTGTTTAAATGCGTTAAGTTGAGGACTTTGAATCTGGGGCAGAACTGCGTCTCCTCCCTCCCAGACAGAATTGGTCAGCTCTCCCAGCTCACCCAGCTGGAGCTGAAGGGCAACTGCTTGGACCGCCTGCCAGCCCAGCTGGGCCAGTGTCGCCTGCTCAAGAAGAGTGGGCTTGTTGTGGAAGATCACCTTTTTGACACCCTGCCACTCGAAGTCAAAGAAGCATTGAATCAAGACATAAATGTTCCCTTTGCAAATGGGATTTAA